From Cercospora beticola chromosome 6, complete sequence, a single genomic window includes:
- a CDS encoding uncharacterized protein (antiSMASH:Cluster_2) yields MSSPGETAVDGAESTGPTFVSRDEVRTLYAVAGAFLALALIAVVCRALALYTKRTWGKWDDWTMMFCIAPAASLAAFMCIQGKKVAHGPQDQDPFEWLQNILLATWIIQILTVTCFYVVKLSLCIRYLRIADNADDWFWRLSMLTIVFVTAHYISSVVVWGAQCLPAARYWNLSIPGRCIDLQTWTLSVNAVNLATDAVVLILPIRPIWKLRMPLKQRLAILSIFGLGSVSTVAGCFRFHYMYQFYKGPTDLGQTTLLIEVWAYIEISLGIFCGCAPSFRTLWTALRDRIGGTDAWQTMNSHTSSENSTGTSYGRSEKSKAAQRLSRETRFEMVQWGGQPSTSNSGQAASYSSQHSIMEATREGVQEDHQSVYRESNRHSNHDRIGA; encoded by the exons ATGTCATCCCCAGGAGAAACTGCAGTAGATGGCGCCGAGAGTACGGGCCCGACATTCGTGTCGCGCGATGAAGTGCGGACTCTGTATGCGGTGGCTGGCGCTTTCCTCGCATTGGCGT TGATTGCAGTGGTATGCCGTGCGCTGGCACTGTATACGAAGCGGACGTGGGGCAAATGGGACGACTGGACGATGATGTTCTGCATCGCACCAGCGGCGTCGCTGGCGGCCTTCATGTGCATTCAAGGGAAGAAGGTAGCCCATGGCCCTCAAGATCAGGATCCGTTCGAGTGGCTCCAAAATATTTTGCTC GCCACCTGGATTATTCAGATTTTGACAGTGACATGTTTTTACGTCGTCAAATTGTCGCTCTGTATCCGATACCTTCGAATAG CGGATAACGCTGATGACTGGTTCTGGCGACTTTCTATGCTCACGATCGTATTTGTAACTGCGCATTACATTAGTAGCGTAGTAGTGTGGGGAGCACAATGCCTACCCGCGGCCAGATACTGGAACCTTTCCATACCAGGAAGGTGCATAGACCTTCAAACCTGGACTTTGT CGGTCAATGCCGTGAACCTCGCCACAGACGCGGTCGTCCTGATACTCCCTATTCGGCCCATCTGGAAGCTGAGAATGCCTCTCAAGCAGCGTCTTGCCATCCTTAGCATATTCGGGCTCGGCAGCGTGTCGACAGTGGCTGGCTGCTTTCGCTTCCACTACATGTACCAGTTTTACAAGGGTCCAACAGATCTGGGACAGACGACATTGTTGATCGAAGTATGGGCATATATTGAGATCTCACTGGGCATATTCTGCGGATGTGCTCCAT CATTCCGGACCTTGTGGACAGCACTACGAGACCGCATTGGAGGAACAGATGCGTGGCAAACGATGAACAGTCACACATCCTCGGAGAACAGTACAGGTACAAGTTATGGACGTTCCGAGAAGAGTAAAGCAGCACAACGTCTAAGTCGTGAGACAAGGTTTGAGATGGTTCAGTGGGGAGGGCAGCCGTCTACCAGCAACAGTGGCCAAGCTGCCAGCTACAGTTCACAGCACAGCATCATGGAAGCAACGAGAGAAGGGGTACAAGAGGATCACCAATCCGTTTACCGGGAAAGTAATCGGCATAGCAATCACGACAGAATTGGCGCATGA
- a CDS encoding uncharacterized protein (BUSCO:EOG09260ZG2~antiSMASH:Cluster_2) encodes MKRKADDNATKTTNGSAKKQATESGGIRGRFREGLFDPATVKSYADDYAKSGPYLHTVVSELMNDDLLRSVRSEITESIHFTPKETDIYKIHQSGDLANLDGLPASALEKLPSLLKLRDALYGEDFRKWVSQVSGAGPLSGKKTDMAVNVYVPGCHLLCHDDVIGTRRVSYILYLTDPDKPWKAVWGGALRLYPTDEVKGEDGKKYKLPRAKWSKVIPPAWNQLSFFTVQPGESFHDVEEVYKRVEGESEDDGGRVRMAISGWFHIPQEGEEGFEPGLEEKLAERSSLQQLQGKADQFDEPQHQWASLEEADAKDDEDAEPELTEEDLAFLIKFMTPNYLTPDTVEELNELFTEECLLQLTNFLSDKFSKKLKESLESGQADELTWATSRPPHKHRYQYLQAQSQNLESNGTEMSPLQQVLDELLPSSAFQKWLALVTGSKPKRASVLARRFRKSLDYQLAQGYGGDEPQLEYTLCVTPTSGWGAEEEGPEQENGDSSKTKKEKTEAEEEDNVGGYELYMAGEDDGDDNEDGGSDDGVTIPPSVQSATGAGQRRSAKKKKADPAVYQAAGDDEDDGILFSNPAGWNTMSIVLRDKGTLKFVKYVSQAAPGDRFDFTGCVEIEPTEDDEDDEE; translated from the coding sequence ATGAAGCGCAAAGCAGACGATAATGCGACAAAAACCACCAATGGCTCTGCAAAGAAACAAGCGACCGAATCTGGCGGCATCCGAGGCCGCTTTCGCGAAGGACTCTTCGATCCCGCAACTGTGAAATCCTACGCCGACGACTATGCCAAGTCCGGACCATATTTACACACTGTCGTATCTGAACTCATGAACGATGACCTCCTCCGTTCCGTACGAAGTGAGATCACAGAGAGCATCCATTTCACACCCAAGGAAACAGACATTTACAAGATCCACCAATCCGGAGATTTGGCGAACCTGGATGGCCTACCTGCCTCAGCATTGGAGAAATTACCTTCATTGTTGAAGTTACGAGATGCGCTGTATGGAGAAGATTTCCGGAAATGGGTCTCCCAAGTCTCTGGAGCTGGACCACTTTCGGGAAAGAAGACTGATATGGCAGTGAATGTCTATGTTCCGGGATGTCATTTGCTTTGTCATGACGATGTAATTGGCACAAGACGTGTCAGTTATATCTTGTACTTGACGGATCCGGATAAGCCTTGGAAAGCTGTTTGGGGTGGAGCGCTGAGGCTTTATCCTACTGATGAGGTGAAGGGTGAGGAtgggaagaagtataagttGCCAAGGGCAAAGTGGAGTAAGGTCATTCCTCCGGCATGGAATCAACTTTCGTTCTTCACTGTGCAGCCTGGGGAGAGTTTTCACGATGTGGAGGAGGTGTACAAGCGGGTGGAAGGGGAGAGTGAAGATGATGGTGGGAGAGTGCGAATGGCGATCAGTGGGTGGTTCCATATTCCGCaagagggagaagaagggtttGAGCCGGGACTGGAGGAGAAACTGGCAGAAAGGAGTTCCTTGCAGCAGTTGCAAGGCAAAGCTGATCAGTTTGACGAGCCTCAGCATCAATGGGCGTCATTGGAGGAAGCGGATGcgaaggacgatgaagatgctgaACCGGAGCTGACCGAAGAAGATTTGGCTTTCTTGATCAAGTTCATGACACCAAACTACCTCACACCGGACACTGTCGAGGAGCTGAACGAGTTGTTCACGGAAGAGTGTCTGCTTCAGCTCACAAATTTCTTGAGCGACAAGTTTTCAAAGAAGCTCAAAGAATCGCTGGAGAGTGGTCAAGCAGATGAGTTGACCTGGGCGACATCACGACCACCGCACAAGCATCGATACCAGTATCTGCAAGCACAGTCGCAGAATCTGGAGAGCAACGGCACAGAAATGTCGCCTCTGCAGCAAGTCCTTGACGAACTTCTTCCAAGCTCCGCGTTCCAAAAATGGCTGGCACTAGTCACAGGCTCTAAGCCAAAGCGCGCATCTGTGCTGGCCAGAAGATTCCGCAAGAGTCTCGACTACCAGCTTGCACAAGGCTATGGAGGCGATGAGCCGCAACTCGAATACACGTTGTGTGTCACGCCAACTTCCGGCTGGGgcgcagaggaagaaggcccGGAGCAGGAAAacggcgacagcagcaagacgAAAAAGGAGAAGACtgaagcagaggaagaagacaacGTCGGAGGCTACGAGCTCTACATGGCCGGCGAAGACGACGGCGATGACAACGAAGACGGAGGGTCCGATGATGGGGTCACTATCCCGCCGAGTGTGCAATCCGCCACAGGCGCCGGCCAACGTCGCTCGgccaaaaagaagaaagcggATCCTGCTGTCTACCAAGCCGCAggggacgacgaagacgatggcatCTTGTTCAGCAACCCTGCGGGCTGGAATACGATGAGCATCGTGCTTCGTGATAAAGGAACGTTGAAGTTCGTTAAGTATGTCTCGCAGGCTGCGCCTGGAGATCGTTTTGACTTCACTGGATGTGTTGAGATAGAGCCTactgaggacgatgaggatgacgaagagtAG
- a CDS encoding uncharacterized protein (antiSMASH:Cluster_2) — MSSRSSMQYDDFLDTDIPYNEIPPEYLPSSSPPTNPDAGHQLQQAFTEAIRRAARPEYTSSDISRAVEVAHNIRLAIEQAAATHETLFNRYKKLPQAVNDADTDVFTAEFRQDECHAYFESEGHRRFSALLERVLDVDRMLENGRYKDAFERACTFEGEIESVYRFNEELERVVAGLEERAERYR, encoded by the coding sequence ATGTCTTCACGCAGCTCGATGCAGTACGACGACTTCCTCGACACCGACATCCCCTACAACGAAATCCCACCAGAGTATCTCCCTTCCTCCAGTCCCCCAACTAACCCCGATGCAGGCCATCAACTCCAGCAAGCCTTCACTGAAGCTATCCGGCGCGCCGCACGTCCTGAATACACCTCCTCTGACATCTCCAGAGCAGTCGAAGTCGCACACAACATCAGACTCGCTATCGAACAAGCTGCCGCAACCCACGAAACATTGTTCAATCGCTACAAGAAGCTTCCTCAGGCCGTAAATGATGCAGACACAGATGTGTTCACAGCCGAATTCCGTCAAGACGAATGCCATGCGTACTTCGAGTCAGAAGGTCATCGTCGattctctgctctgctcgagAGAGTGCTTGACGTAGATCGGATGTTGGAGAATGGCAGGTATAAGGATGCCTTTGAGCGTGCGTGTACGTTTGAGGGAGAGATTGAGTCGGTGTATCGCTTCAacgaggagctggagagagTTGTGGCCGGTCTTGAGGAGAGGGCGGAGAGGTACAGATAA
- a CDS encoding uncharacterized protein (antiSMASH:Cluster_2) — protein sequence MVESIGATPGEIPVACKPMVNRVMQLFQSAKYSDLKVTCNDFTWDVHRAIVCPAAEYFRSRCEYTPVGQLDTIKLLDDNVKIVYAMFQYIYTADYNDDFAPEIPPVLFNVHVHNMGSKYGVLHLCKLAEAKFTKVAMKEWESEDFVKAIAEMYTTEPESKQVLQKTAAKIVARRAKLLLKAEDSMFAELSREIGLFAHDVAMQLMGTTFPERDNELRYECPSCKKTFVREKLPAHGKDSGEVYGWCPFGCGHDYVENFNVVDEY from the exons ATGGTTGAGTCGATTGGTGCCACACCTGGCGAGATACCTGTCGCCTGCAAGCCCATGGTCAACAGAGTCATGCA GCTCTTCCAATCAGCCAAGTACAGTGATCTCAAGGTCACCTGCAACGACTTCACCTGGGACGTCCATCGCGCAATTGTGTGCCCAGCAGCCGAATACTTCAGATCACGCTGCGAATACACGCCC GTCGGGCAGCTCGATACAATCAAGCTTCTAGATGACAACGTCAAAATAGTATACGCGATGTTCCAGTACATTTACACCGCCGACTACAACGACGACTTTGCGCCCGAGATTCCACCCGTTCTGTTCAATGTCCACGTTCATAACATGGGGAGCAAATATGGGGTTCTCCATCTCTGCAAGCTCGCTGAAGCAAAGTTCACAAAAGTCGCCATGAAAGAGTGGGAGTCAGAGGATTTTGTGAAGGCCATAGCCGAGATGTACACGACAGAGCCAGAGTCGAAACAAGTTCTTCAGAAGACAGCAGCCAAAATCGTGGCTAGGCGGGCCAAACTTCTGCTCAAGGCCGAAGACTCCATGTTCGCCGAGCTCTCGAGGGAGATAGGCCTTTTTGCTCACGACGTCGCTATGCAACTTATGGGCACAACTTTTCCGGAGCGGGACAACGAGCTTCGTTATGAGTGCCCGAGCTGCAAGAAGACTTTTGTTCGGGAGAAGCTTCCCGCGCACGGCAAGGATTCGGGAGAGGTTTACGGCTGGTGTCCGTTTGGTTGCGGCCATGACTACGTCGAGAACTTCAACGTGGTCGACGAATATTGA
- a CDS encoding uncharacterized protein (antiSMASH:Cluster_2): MADSIRPGEVPTDYQPLHDNIQQLFASSEYSDLKIVCEGKIWNVHRNIVCTACPFFKLRCQNFQDVRTAVIDLSHDRKSAVQALLSYIYTADYKTDDSMGSDAMVFQVRVHTIANKYGLSKLSALAESKFLSIAKGSWASSGFATAIEEMYTVTPGTKKELQYIAIKIAVEYADILLGDEWSSFARLSRRLPAFAFDLSRELMARKAKKTESAEKKTTEKHEKRTEKKPKSTEARTEDYFNSTEMKTKNKSRSTESPESAEKEINEKHEKRTEKKPESTKARTEDYFNSTQTNTEDKSGSSESRSKKPESPVKKASSGRRCSKCGSSNLYRVRKSLFQRAGIWCKSCGRFRSRD; the protein is encoded by the exons ATGGCGGACTCGATCCGGCCAGGTGAGGTGCCTACTGACTACCAGCCGTTGCACGACAATATTCAACA ACTCTTCGCTTCGAGCGAATATAGCGATCTGAAGATCGTCTGCGAAGGCAAAATCTGGAACGTCCATCGCAACATCGTTTGCACAGCGTGTCCGTTTTTCAAACTACGCTGCCAGAACTTCCAG GATGTCCGCACCGCGGTCATCGACCTCTCACACGATCGGAAATCTGCCGTGCAGGCACTCCTAAGTTATATCTATACAGCCGATTACAAGACCGACGACTCGATGGGCTCCGACGCGATGGTGTTTCAAGTTCGAGTCCACACCATCGCCAACAAATACGGTCTTTCGAAGCTTTCAGCTCTCGCGGAGTCCAAGTTCCTCTCGATAGCCAAGGGCAGCTGGGCCAGCAGCGGTTTCGCTACAGCGATCGAAGAAATGTATACCGTCACACCAGGAACCAAGAAAGAATTGCAATATATTGCTATCAAGATCGCCGTTGAATATGCAGATATTCTGCTTGGGGACGAGTGGTCCTCGTTTGCTAGACTGTCTCGTCGACTGCCAGCCTTCGCGTTTGACTTGTCCAGGGAGCTTATGGCCCgaaaagcgaagaagaccgagAGTGCTGAGAAGAAGACTACCGAGAAGCACGAGAAGaggaccgagaagaagcccAAGAGTACTGAAGCGAGGACCGAGGACTATTTCAACAGTACTGAGATGAAGACCAAAAACAAGTCCAGGAGTACTGAGAGTCCTGAGAGtgctgagaaggagatcaaCGAGAAGCACGAGAAGAGAACTGAGAAGAAGCCCGAGAGTACCAAGGCGAGGACCGAGGACTATTTCAACAGTACTCAGACGAACACAGAAGACAAGTCCGGGAGTTCTGAGTCCCGATCGAAGAAGCCCGAGAGTCCTGTAAAGAAGGCGTCGAGTGGTCGGAGATGCTCCAAATGCGGTTCTTCTAATCTTTACAGAGTCCGCAAGTCGCTGTTCCAGCGTGCCGGGATCTGGTGCAAGTCCTGTGGCAGATTTCGCTCTCGAGACTGA